One Mycobacterium kubicae genomic window carries:
- a CDS encoding YlbL family protein, with product MNRRILTLMVALVPILVFGVLLAVVTVPFVSLGPGPTFDTLGEVEGKQVVQIEGTQTHPTSGHLNMTTVSQRDDLTLGEALTLWLSGQEQLVPRDLVYPPGKSRDEVDKANNADFKNSEDSAEYAALGYLKYPEAVTVATVSDPGPSVGKLKPGDAIDMVNGTPVANVDQFTSLLKATKPGQVVTIDFRRKNSPAGVTQITLGTNKDRAYGFLGVAVLDAPWAPFSVSFNLANIGGPSAGLMFSLAVVDKLTTGDLAGTNFVAGTGTISVDGKVGPIGGITHKMAAARAAGATVFLVPAKNCYEAASDDPPGLRLVKVETLGQAVDALHAMTTGAPTPSC from the coding sequence GTGAACAGGCGGATTTTGACCCTCATGGTCGCGCTGGTGCCGATCCTGGTGTTCGGGGTGTTGCTGGCGGTGGTGACGGTGCCGTTTGTCTCACTGGGCCCGGGGCCCACGTTCGACACGCTCGGCGAGGTCGAGGGCAAGCAGGTCGTCCAGATCGAAGGCACGCAAACACATCCGACGTCGGGTCATCTCAACATGACGACGGTGTCCCAGCGTGACGACCTGACCCTGGGTGAAGCGTTGACGCTGTGGCTTTCCGGACAGGAGCAGCTGGTGCCGCGCGACTTGGTCTACCCGCCGGGCAAATCCCGCGACGAGGTCGACAAAGCCAACAACGCCGACTTCAAGAACTCCGAAGACAGCGCCGAATACGCCGCCCTGGGCTACCTGAAGTATCCGGAGGCGGTCACCGTCGCCACCGTCAGCGATCCCGGGCCGTCGGTCGGCAAGCTCAAACCCGGCGACGCCATCGACATGGTCAACGGCACCCCGGTGGCCAACGTCGACCAGTTCACCTCGCTGCTGAAGGCGACCAAGCCGGGACAGGTCGTGACCATCGACTTCCGGCGCAAGAACTCACCCGCCGGCGTCACGCAGATCACGCTGGGCACCAACAAGGACCGCGCCTACGGGTTCCTGGGCGTCGCGGTGCTCGATGCGCCCTGGGCGCCGTTCTCGGTCAGCTTCAACCTCGCCAACATCGGCGGTCCCTCGGCCGGGCTGATGTTCAGCCTGGCCGTCGTCGACAAGCTGACCACCGGAGACCTGGCCGGCACCAACTTCGTCGCGGGCACCGGCACCATCTCCGTCGACGGCAAGGTGGGCCCCATCGGCGGAATCACCCACAAGATGGCGGCCGCCCGCGCGGCCGGTGCCACGGTGTTCTTGGTGCCGGCCAAGAACTGCTACGAGGCCGCCTCCGACGATCCGCCCGGGCTGCGGTTGGTGAAGGTCGAGACGCTCGGTCAGGCGGTGGACGCTCTGCACGCCATGACGACCGGGGCGCCGACGCCCAGTTGCTAG
- a CDS encoding UPF0182 family protein gives MGMRPTARMPKLTRRSRILILIALGVIVLLLAGPRLIDAYVDWLWFGELGYRSVFTTVLVTRIVVFLLAGLLVGGIVFGGLALAYRSRPVFVPSNDNDPVARYRAVVMGRLRLVGIGVPASIGVLAGVVAQSYWVRIQLFLHGGDFGITDPQFGKDLGFYAFELPFYRLVLSFVFVAVFLAFVANLVAHYIFGGIRLSGRTGALSRSARIQLVTLVGVLVLLKAVAYWLDRYELLSHTRGGKPFTGAGYTDINAVLPAKLILMAIAVICAAAVFSAITLRDLRIPAIGLVLLLLSSLIVGAAWPLIVEQISVKPNAAQKESEYISRSISATRQAYGLTSDVVTYRNYTGDSAATAQQVAADRATTSNIRLLDPTIVSPAFTQFQQGKNFYYFPDQLSIDRYVDRTGSLRDYVVAARELNPDRLIDNQRDWINRHTVYTHGNGFIASPANTVRGIANDPNQNGGYPEFLANVVGANGTVVSDGPAPLDQPRIYFGPVISNTAADYAIVGKNGADREYDYETSAETKNYTYTGTGGVAIGSWLSRSVFAAKFAERNFLFSNVIGNNSRILFNRDPAQRVEAVAPWLTTDSAVYPAIVNKRLVWIIDGYTTLDNYPYSELTSLSSATADSTEVAFNRLAPDKKVSYIRNSVKATVDAYDGTVTLYQQDEKDPVLRAWMQVFPGTVKPKSDITPELAEHLRYPEDLFKVQRMLLAKYHVNDPVTFFSTSDFWDVPLDPNPTASSYQPPYYIVANNIAKEDNSASYQLTSAMNRFKRDYLAAYISASSDPGTYGKITVLTIPGQVNGPKLANNAITTDPAVSQDLGVIGRDNQNRIRWGNLLTLPVAQGGLLYVEPVYASPGASDAASSYPRLIRVAMMYNDKIGYGPTVGDALNGLFGPGASAAATQIQPTDGGAGPKPPASPPPPAAGPGTPPPTAAVPPPPDGSATLSAAKAAALQEVQAAIGAARDAQKKGDFAAYGSALQRLDDAITKFNNTK, from the coding sequence GTGGGGATGCGGCCGACCGCAAGGATGCCGAAGCTGACCCGGCGTAGTCGGATTCTGATCCTGATCGCACTGGGTGTGATCGTGTTGCTGCTTGCCGGGCCCCGCTTGATCGACGCCTATGTCGACTGGCTGTGGTTCGGGGAACTCGGCTATCGCTCGGTGTTCACCACCGTGCTCGTCACCCGCATCGTGGTTTTCCTCCTGGCGGGTCTGCTCGTGGGCGGCATCGTGTTCGGCGGGCTCGCGCTGGCCTACCGCAGCCGCCCGGTCTTCGTGCCGAGCAACGACAACGATCCGGTGGCCCGATATCGCGCCGTCGTGATGGGCCGGCTGCGCCTGGTCGGCATCGGCGTTCCGGCGTCGATCGGTGTGCTGGCCGGCGTGGTGGCCCAGAGCTACTGGGTTCGCATCCAGCTGTTCCTGCACGGCGGCGACTTCGGCATCACCGATCCCCAATTCGGCAAGGATCTCGGGTTCTACGCCTTCGAATTGCCGTTCTACCGGCTGGTGCTCAGCTTTGTGTTCGTCGCCGTGTTCCTCGCCTTCGTGGCGAATCTGGTGGCGCACTACATCTTCGGCGGCATCCGGCTGTCCGGTCGCACGGGCGCGCTGAGCCGCTCGGCGCGTATCCAGCTGGTCACCCTGGTCGGTGTGCTGGTACTGCTCAAGGCCGTCGCCTACTGGCTGGACCGCTACGAGCTGCTGTCCCACACCCGCGGCGGCAAGCCGTTCACCGGGGCCGGCTACACCGACATCAACGCGGTTTTGCCCGCCAAGCTGATCCTGATGGCGATCGCGGTGATCTGCGCGGCGGCGGTGTTCTCCGCGATCACTCTGCGCGACTTGCGCATACCTGCCATCGGCTTGGTGTTGCTGCTGCTGTCGTCACTGATAGTCGGCGCCGCATGGCCGCTGATCGTCGAGCAAATCAGCGTCAAACCCAATGCGGCGCAAAAGGAAAGCGAATACATCAGCCGAAGTATCAGCGCGACACGACAGGCCTATGGCCTGACGTCAGACGTGGTGACATACCGCAACTACACCGGTGACAGCGCAGCGACCGCCCAGCAGGTCGCCGCCGACCGCGCGACCACCTCCAACATCCGCTTGCTCGACCCCACCATCGTCAGCCCGGCGTTCACGCAGTTCCAGCAGGGCAAGAACTTCTACTACTTCCCCGACCAGCTGTCCATCGACCGCTACGTCGACCGCACCGGCAGCCTGCGCGACTACGTCGTCGCCGCCCGAGAACTCAACCCCGACCGGCTGATCGACAACCAACGCGACTGGATCAACCGGCACACGGTGTACACCCACGGCAACGGGTTCATCGCATCACCGGCCAACACCGTGCGCGGCATCGCCAACGACCCCAACCAAAACGGCGGCTACCCCGAGTTCCTCGCCAACGTCGTCGGCGCCAACGGCACCGTCGTGTCCGACGGGCCCGCGCCGCTGGATCAGCCCCGGATCTATTTCGGTCCGGTCATCTCCAACACCGCCGCCGACTACGCGATTGTGGGCAAGAACGGCGCCGACCGCGAGTACGACTACGAAACCAGCGCGGAGACCAAGAACTACACCTACACCGGCACCGGCGGCGTCGCGATCGGCAGCTGGCTGTCGCGCAGCGTCTTCGCCGCGAAGTTCGCCGAGCGAAACTTCCTGTTCTCCAACGTGATCGGCAACAACAGCAGGATCTTGTTCAACCGGGACCCCGCGCAACGGGTGGAGGCGGTGGCGCCGTGGCTGACCACCGACAGCGCGGTCTACCCGGCGATCGTCAACAAGCGTCTGGTGTGGATCATCGACGGCTACACCACCTTGGACAACTACCCATACTCGGAGCTGACGTCGTTGTCGTCAGCGACCGCGGACTCCACCGAGGTGGCGTTCAACCGGTTGGCGCCGGACAAGAAGGTGTCCTACATCCGCAACTCGGTGAAGGCCACGGTCGACGCCTACGACGGCACCGTGACGCTCTACCAGCAGGACGAGAAGGACCCCGTGTTGCGGGCCTGGATGCAGGTGTTCCCCGGCACCGTCAAACCCAAGAGCGACATCACGCCCGAACTCGCCGAGCACCTGCGCTACCCCGAGGACCTGTTCAAGGTGCAGCGGATGCTGCTGGCCAAGTACCACGTCAACGATCCGGTGACGTTCTTCTCCACCTCGGATTTCTGGGACGTGCCGCTGGACCCGAACCCGACCGCCAGCAGCTATCAGCCGCCGTACTACATCGTCGCCAATAACATTGCCAAGGAAGACAATTCGGCGTCGTATCAGCTGACCAGCGCGATGAACCGGTTCAAGCGTGACTACCTGGCCGCCTATATCAGCGCCAGTTCCGATCCCGGGACGTACGGCAAGATCACGGTGCTGACCATCCCGGGTCAGGTCAACGGTCCCAAGCTGGCCAACAACGCGATCACCACCGATCCCGCGGTGTCTCAAGACCTCGGTGTGATCGGGCGGGACAACCAGAACCGCATCCGCTGGGGCAATCTGCTGACGCTGCCGGTGGCCCAGGGCGGGCTGCTGTATGTGGAACCGGTGTATGCGTCGCCGGGCGCCAGTGACGCCGCGTCGTCCTACCCGCGGTTGATCCGGGTGGCGATGATGTACAACGACAAGATCGGGTACGGGCCCACCGTGGGCGACGCGCTCAACGGGCTGTTCGGGCCGGGCGCGAGCGCCGCCGCGACGCAGATACAGCCGACCGATGGCGGGGCAGGGCCCAAGCCGCCGGCCAGTCCACCGCCACCGGCGGCTGGACCGGGAACTCCGCCCCCGACGGCGGCCGTGCCTCCTCCGCCGGACGGGTCGGCCACGCTCTCGGCCGCCAAAGCCGCTGCGCTGCAAGAGGTTCAGGCGGCAATCGGTGCTGCGCGGGACGCGCAGAAGAAGGGTGATTTCGCCGCCTACGGCTCGGCGCTGCAGCGCCTCGACGACGCGATCACCAAGTTCAACAACACCAAGTAA
- a CDS encoding TIGR03617 family F420-dependent LLM class oxidoreductase has product MHIDVMTIPQPLGQTGELARRTQAAGFSGLLFTETGRTAYLNAAVASQAAPGLELSTGVAVAFPRSPFVTAAAAWELQEATGGRFRLGLGTQVRTHVVRRYGVPFERPGPRMRDYVRAVKACFDAFRTGKLDHHGDFYDLDFITAQWSAGPIDAPDPKVDVAAVNPWMLRMAGEVADGVHVHPIGEPGYLTRHVMPNVAAGAAKAGRAPSDIAVIVPVLTIVGDTDEERERNRESVRASMAFYGSTPNYAFIWDEAGFEGTTARIREKQKAGDFAGMAAAVTDEHIAVFATEATWDGLADALAAKYAGVATRLVFYNAVGDMERFERYGEVARRLGG; this is encoded by the coding sequence GTGCACATCGATGTGATGACGATCCCCCAGCCGCTGGGCCAGACAGGTGAGCTGGCCCGCCGGACGCAGGCCGCGGGGTTTTCCGGACTGCTGTTCACCGAGACCGGCCGCACGGCCTATCTCAACGCCGCCGTCGCGTCACAGGCAGCGCCGGGCCTGGAGCTGTCTACCGGTGTTGCGGTGGCTTTTCCCCGCAGTCCGTTCGTCACGGCGGCCGCGGCGTGGGAGCTGCAGGAGGCAACCGGTGGGCGGTTTCGACTCGGCTTGGGCACCCAGGTGCGGACCCACGTCGTGCGGCGCTACGGGGTGCCGTTCGAACGCCCCGGTCCGCGGATGCGCGATTACGTGCGCGCGGTCAAGGCGTGTTTCGACGCGTTCCGCACCGGCAAGCTCGACCATCACGGCGACTTCTACGATCTGGACTTCATCACTGCGCAGTGGAGCGCGGGTCCGATCGACGCACCCGATCCCAAAGTCGATGTGGCCGCGGTCAATCCGTGGATGTTGCGGATGGCCGGTGAGGTCGCCGACGGGGTGCACGTGCACCCGATCGGCGAACCGGGATACCTGACCCGCCACGTCATGCCCAACGTTGCGGCGGGGGCGGCGAAAGCGGGGCGTGCACCGTCGGACATCGCGGTGATCGTGCCGGTGCTGACGATCGTCGGCGACACCGACGAGGAGCGCGAGCGGAACCGGGAGTCGGTGCGCGCCAGCATGGCCTTCTACGGGAGCACGCCGAACTACGCGTTCATCTGGGACGAGGCGGGCTTCGAGGGCACGACGGCGCGGATCCGGGAGAAGCAGAAGGCCGGTGACTTCGCAGGGATGGCGGCTGCGGTGACGGATGAACACATCGCCGTCTTCGCCACCGAGGCGACCTGGGACGGCCTGGCCGATGCGCTGGCCGCGAAGTACGCCGGGGTGGCAACGCGACTGGTGTTCTACAACGCGGTGGGCGATATGGAGCGTTTCGAACGGTACGGAGAGGTCGCGCGGCGGCTGGGCGGCTGA